A genome region from Falco biarmicus isolate bFalBia1 chromosome 11, bFalBia1.pri, whole genome shotgun sequence includes the following:
- the SLC35A3 gene encoding UDP-N-acetylglucosamine transporter isoform X3, with product MITNENKTVVQDNIVKSQEMSTNLKYLSLGILVFQTTSLVLTMRYSRTLKEEGPRYLSSTAVVIAELLKILACVLLVYKDSKCNLRTLNRVLHDEILNKPMETLKLAIPSGIYTLQNNLLYVALSNLDAATYQVTYQLKILTTALFSVSMLSKKLGVYQWLSLVILMTGVAFVQWPSDSQATAAKEHSAGSQFVGLVAVLIACFSSGFAGVYFEKILKETKQSVWIRNIQLGYSVTSAFGHD from the exons ATGATTACTAATGAAAACAAGACTGTAGTTCAAGATAATATTGTG aaaagtCAAGAAATGTCTACCaatttaaaatacctttccCTGGGCATCCTGGTTTTCCAAACCACAAGTTTAGTCTTGACCATGCGTTATTCTCGGACACTGAAAGAAGAAGGACCTCGTTACTTATCCTCTACTGCAGTAGTTATTGCTGAACTTCTGAAGATTTTGGCCTGCGTTCTATTGGTCTACAAAGACAGCA AGTGCAATTTACGGACTCTGAACAGAGTGCTACATGATGAAATCCTTAATAAGCCCATGGAAACTCTTAAACTTGCTATTCCTTCAGGAATATATACTCTTCAAAATAACTTGCTGTATGTAGCATTGTCAAACCTAGATGCAGCCACATACCAG GTTACATATCAACTGAAAATTCTTACAACAGCGTTGTTTTCTGTGTCCATGTTGAGCAAGAAACTGGGTGTGTACCAGTGGCTTTCATTAGTAATATTGATGACAGGAGTGGCATTTGTGCAG TGGCCTTCAGACTCTCAAGCAACAGCTGCTAAGGAACATTCAGCAGGATCTCAGTTTGTAGGCCTGGTCGCAGTTCTGATAGCGTGCTTTTCTAGTGGATTTGCTGGGgtttattttgagaaaattttaaaggaaactaaGCAGTCTGTGTGGATCAGAAACATTCAGCTTG GTTATAGTGTGACTTCAGCCTTCGGTCACGATTAG
- the SLC35A3 gene encoding UDP-N-acetylglucosamine transporter isoform X1 → MITNENKTVVQDNIVKSQEMSTNLKYLSLGILVFQTTSLVLTMRYSRTLKEEGPRYLSSTAVVIAELLKILACVLLVYKDSKCNLRTLNRVLHDEILNKPMETLKLAIPSGIYTLQNNLLYVALSNLDAATYQVTYQLKILTTALFSVSMLSKKLGVYQWLSLVILMTGVAFVQWPSDSQATAAKEHSAGSQFVGLVAVLIACFSSGFAGVYFEKILKETKQSVWIRNIQLGFFGSIFGLMGVYIYDGEQLSKNGFFQGYNKLTWVVVVLQALGGLVIAAVIKYADNILKGFATSLSIILSTLISYFWLQDFVPTSVFFFGAVLVIAATFLYGYDPKPAGNPIKA, encoded by the exons ATGATTACTAATGAAAACAAGACTGTAGTTCAAGATAATATTGTG aaaagtCAAGAAATGTCTACCaatttaaaatacctttccCTGGGCATCCTGGTTTTCCAAACCACAAGTTTAGTCTTGACCATGCGTTATTCTCGGACACTGAAAGAAGAAGGACCTCGTTACTTATCCTCTACTGCAGTAGTTATTGCTGAACTTCTGAAGATTTTGGCCTGCGTTCTATTGGTCTACAAAGACAGCA AGTGCAATTTACGGACTCTGAACAGAGTGCTACATGATGAAATCCTTAATAAGCCCATGGAAACTCTTAAACTTGCTATTCCTTCAGGAATATATACTCTTCAAAATAACTTGCTGTATGTAGCATTGTCAAACCTAGATGCAGCCACATACCAG GTTACATATCAACTGAAAATTCTTACAACAGCGTTGTTTTCTGTGTCCATGTTGAGCAAGAAACTGGGTGTGTACCAGTGGCTTTCATTAGTAATATTGATGACAGGAGTGGCATTTGTGCAG TGGCCTTCAGACTCTCAAGCAACAGCTGCTAAGGAACATTCAGCAGGATCTCAGTTTGTAGGCCTGGTCGCAGTTCTGATAGCGTGCTTTTCTAGTGGATTTGCTGGGgtttattttgagaaaattttaaaggaaactaaGCAGTCTGTGTGGATCAGAAACATTCAGCTTG GATTTTTTGGTAGCATATTTGGACTGATGGGTGTATACATTTATGATGGAGAACAACTGTCAAAGAATGGATTTTTTCAAGGATACAATAAACTTACTTGGGTAGTTGTTGTTCTGCAG GCACTTGGAGGGCTGGTAATTGCTGCTGTTATAAAATATGCGGACAACATTTTAAAGGGATTCGCAACTTCTCTCTCTATTATACTGTCAACATTGATCTCCTATTTCTGGCTGCAAGATTTTGTCCCTACAAG CGTCTTTTTCTTCGGAGCCGTCCTTGTAATAGCAGCTACTTTCCTATACGGTTATGATCCCAAACCTGCAGGAAATCCCATTAAGGCATAG
- the SLC35A3 gene encoding UDP-N-acetylglucosamine transporter isoform X2 → MSTNLKYLSLGILVFQTTSLVLTMRYSRTLKEEGPRYLSSTAVVIAELLKILACVLLVYKDSKCNLRTLNRVLHDEILNKPMETLKLAIPSGIYTLQNNLLYVALSNLDAATYQVTYQLKILTTALFSVSMLSKKLGVYQWLSLVILMTGVAFVQWPSDSQATAAKEHSAGSQFVGLVAVLIACFSSGFAGVYFEKILKETKQSVWIRNIQLGFFGSIFGLMGVYIYDGEQLSKNGFFQGYNKLTWVVVVLQALGGLVIAAVIKYADNILKGFATSLSIILSTLISYFWLQDFVPTSVFFFGAVLVIAATFLYGYDPKPAGNPIKA, encoded by the exons ATGTCTACCaatttaaaatacctttccCTGGGCATCCTGGTTTTCCAAACCACAAGTTTAGTCTTGACCATGCGTTATTCTCGGACACTGAAAGAAGAAGGACCTCGTTACTTATCCTCTACTGCAGTAGTTATTGCTGAACTTCTGAAGATTTTGGCCTGCGTTCTATTGGTCTACAAAGACAGCA AGTGCAATTTACGGACTCTGAACAGAGTGCTACATGATGAAATCCTTAATAAGCCCATGGAAACTCTTAAACTTGCTATTCCTTCAGGAATATATACTCTTCAAAATAACTTGCTGTATGTAGCATTGTCAAACCTAGATGCAGCCACATACCAG GTTACATATCAACTGAAAATTCTTACAACAGCGTTGTTTTCTGTGTCCATGTTGAGCAAGAAACTGGGTGTGTACCAGTGGCTTTCATTAGTAATATTGATGACAGGAGTGGCATTTGTGCAG TGGCCTTCAGACTCTCAAGCAACAGCTGCTAAGGAACATTCAGCAGGATCTCAGTTTGTAGGCCTGGTCGCAGTTCTGATAGCGTGCTTTTCTAGTGGATTTGCTGGGgtttattttgagaaaattttaaaggaaactaaGCAGTCTGTGTGGATCAGAAACATTCAGCTTG GATTTTTTGGTAGCATATTTGGACTGATGGGTGTATACATTTATGATGGAGAACAACTGTCAAAGAATGGATTTTTTCAAGGATACAATAAACTTACTTGGGTAGTTGTTGTTCTGCAG GCACTTGGAGGGCTGGTAATTGCTGCTGTTATAAAATATGCGGACAACATTTTAAAGGGATTCGCAACTTCTCTCTCTATTATACTGTCAACATTGATCTCCTATTTCTGGCTGCAAGATTTTGTCCCTACAAG CGTCTTTTTCTTCGGAGCCGTCCTTGTAATAGCAGCTACTTTCCTATACGGTTATGATCCCAAACCTGCAGGAAATCCCATTAAGGCATAG